ACTGATCTTCTCCCAAATAGGTATTAAACGCCTGCTGACCCCAAGGGCAGTTCATCGGATTGACCACCGGCGAGAAGGCCGACACTGAACGGAAGCGCCCTGGATGACGCAGCGCCAGGATCAACGCTCCGTGCCCTCCCATTGAGTGCCCGCTAATCGATTCGCGCCCATTGACCGGGAAGTGCTGACGCACCACCGAAGGCAACTCCTCGATCACATAATCGTACATGCGATAGTGGGACTTCCAGGGTGACTCGGTGGCATTCACGTAAAAACCGGCACCCGAGCCTAAATCATAGCTTTCATGCTCCCCGGGCAAGTCGGTGCCCCGTGGGCTAGTATCAGGGCAAACAATCGCCACGCCCAGCTCAGCGGCAATACGGTGAGCGCCCGCTTTCTGCATGAAATTTTCGTCATTACAGGTTAAGCCCGACAACCACCACAGCAGCGGTACGCGCTCGTTTTCCGCCTGGGGCGGCAAGTAAACAGCGAAGATCATGTCGCAATCCAGCGCACGGGAGTAGTGGCGGTAGCGCTTATGCCAGCCACCGAAACTACGGTTGGCGGACACCAGTTCTAGAGTTTCACTCATGCTCATGGGCAGGTTCCTTTAAATGCAGCAAACGCGGCAGGTCTACCCTACCGCGTTTTAGCGTTTCAAACGTGCTTTCTATACTACTTAATAATGCTGTGCACAGGCCGAATGACTGTCTGTAAAACACACGATAACGGAGTGCCAGGGTAGGTTGAAGCGAGGGTCTTTTGACAGGGATGTCAAAAGTAGCGCCCACGGATGGGTTCACAGCGCCCTCGCGGAAACCTGCACTGGCACGGCATCGAGCCACAGAGCCTAGTAATGCAGCACGGTACGAATGCTCTTACCCGCATGCAGTAACTCAAACGCTTCGTTGATTTTCTCAAACGGCATATCGTGAGTAATGAAATCGTCGATATTGATTTCGCCGTTCATATAACGATCAACGTAGCCCGGCAGCTCGCTGCGCCCTTTTACGCCGCCAAAAGCGGAGCCTTTCCAGACCCGTCCGGTGACCAGTTGGAACGGCCGTGTGGAGATCTCCTCACCGGCACCGGCTACACCAATGATGATCGATTCACCCCAGCCTTTGTGGCAGCACTCCAGCGCTGAACGCATCACGTTGACGTTGCCGATACACTCAAAGGAGTAGTCAACGCCGCCATCGGTCAAATCGACAATGACCTGCTGAATGGGGTCTGAGTACTCTTTCGGGTTCACAAAGTCGGTGGCGCCAAACTGCTTGGCCAGCTCGAACTTATCAGCATTGACGTCGATAGCAATAATACGCCCCGCCTTGGCCATTACCGCGCCTTGAATGACGGCCAAACCGATAGCCCCGAGACCAAACACCGCCACCGTGGCGCCAGGCTCTACTTTAGCGGTATTCAGCACCGCACCGATACCGGTAGTCACACCACAGCCCAACAGACAAATTTTATCCATGGGCGCTTCTTTTGAAACCACCGCCAGGGAGACTTCAGGCAACACGGTGTACTCACTAAACGTGGAGGTACCCATGTAGTGATGAAGCATTTTGCCATCGAGTGAGAAACGCGAGGTGCCGTCGGGCATGACCCCTTTGCCTTGGGTAGCGCGCACGCTACCACATAGGTTGGTTTTACCCGACAGACAGAATTTACACTTGCCGCACTCGGCGGTGTAGAGCGGAATCACATGGTCGCCTGGCTTAAGGCTAGTGACGCCCTCGCCGACTTCCTGAACAACGCCGGCACCTTCATGGCCCAGCACCGCAGGGAAGTTACCTTCGGGATCAGCACCGGAAAGCGTATAAGCATCGGTATGGCAAACGCTTGTCGCAGCCATCTTAACCAACACTTCTCCCGCCTTAGGGCCTTCAACATCAATCTCAACCAGTTCAAGCGGTTTACCCGCTTCCAGTGCAACAGCTGCGCGTGACTTCATATTGACTCCTAAACGTTCATTACTTCAAAAACAAAAACTAAGGCGTTACTCGTCACTTGCCACTGGGCCAAACTCAATCGGCAGCCAGCGGTAGCCTTCTTCATCTTTTACGATATGACCAATGCCGGGAAATGGCATGTGGGCACCGGCGACCCAGTGCTTATCTTCAACTGCGCTTTCGAGCACTTCTTCTCGAGTGCGAATGGCTTGCTCGGGGTCTGAGTCAAACTCAATGGCCACAGTGGGGTCGGCAAATTGCACGCCGTAACTGTGCACCACATCACCCCATACCAGCATGGCGTCATCATCGCTGTTCAGCATGAAGCTTGAGTGTCCGGCGGTGTGGCCATGGGTATCTTGGGCAACGACACCCATCAGCACTTCATCACCGGCCGTAAAAGGGTTGAAACGGTCAGTTTCCTGATAAGGCGCTACCGCCTCTTGAGCCATGGTAAAGAAGGGTTGATTGGCTTCAGGAGCCGCAGCCGCACGCTCCTCATCCAGCCAAAAATCGGCATCCGCTTGGCTGGCACGCAGTTCAGCATTGGGATAAACAGCTTCGCCCTCCTCATTGGCCAAACCACACACATGGTCAGGATGCAGATGAGTCATCAGCACCGTGTCAACATCCTCCGGCGAGTAACCAGAAGCACGCAGGTTACTCTCCACCTGACCTAATGAGGGGCCAAAGCAGGCAGCTGAGCCGGCATCAACCAGCACAAGGTTCTCACCAGTGTGAATAAGAAAAGCATTGACCGCAGTTTGCATGCCACTTTCTGCATCGATAAATAGCGCATCCAGGTGGCGGAGAATATCTTCTTGCTCCATGCCTTTTAGCAAGGAGGTATCAATAGCCGTATGGCCATCGTATAGCGCGGTTACCTCATACTCCCCAACCATCATGCGAAACCAACCTGGCGCCTGCTCCTGCTGCTGGGTGGGCAGCTCCGCCTGAGCACTGACTGCCCAGCCAGCGCTCACGGCCACTGCTAGGGCACCGCGAGACCACCGAGATAAAGATATAGGCATAAATAAAAGGCTCCATTGATAGGCCAGCGATACTAACAGTGTAAGCCACCTAGGCGCTCTTGATAAACCGGGATACACTCACAAGATTATTGCTACACAGCAATAATCGCTATCAACCCGAGGAGTTGGCATGCAGCACTGGAGCCGTATCGAAGCCTTTGTTGAGGTAGTGCGTTTAGGCACGTTCTCTGCTGCGGCCCGCCACTTAAAGGTATCTACCTCGCATATTAGCCGCTTGGTCAGTCAACTCGAAAACCAGCTGGGCGTGCAATTGCTCTATCGCACCACCCGCCAGATCCGCTTAACCGACGCAGGCACTATCTACGTTGAACACTGTCGCCATCTATTTGATGGGCTACGCGATGCCGAGCAGGCGCTTAGTGAACTCCAGGACAAGCCCAATGGGCTGCTTAAACTCACCTCCGCCACCACCTTCGGTGAGCGCTTTATCGCCCCGTTGGTTAATGACTTTCAGTGTTTACATCCGCAGCTGGACGTCCATATGCATTTTACTAACCGTCCGGTAGAACTGATTGAGGAAGGCTACGATATTGCCATCAGGATGGGAGTATTAAAGGATTCGAGCCTAATCGCCAGGCGACTGTGCGACCGCCGCGAGTATATCGTCGGCTCACAAAGCTACTTCCGCCAAGCGCCACGCCCGCATACGCTGAGCGAGCTTAACCAGCATCGCTGCCTGATTGGCTCACGACCTAATTGGTTGTTTGAAGTGAACGGTCAACGACGTGAGGTGCGCGTAGAAGGGCGCTGGAGCGGTAATTCCGGCCCTGCATTATTAGATGCCGCACTTAAAGGGCTAGGGCTTGCTCAACTGCCCGACTATTATGTTGGCCCCTACCTGGCCAGTGGTGAGCTGGTGGCCGTGCTTGAGCCTTTTCGCCACCATGATACTGCCGTCTGGGCGGTCTACCCCCGACACCGCCACCTGTCGCCCAAAATCCGCCAGTTGGTTGACTATTTGGCCGCCAACATTGACAGCTTATTGCCCAGGAACCCGCTGACCTAGCACTCGATGGCATTGACAGCGAGCCCGCCCTTGGAGGTCTCTTTGTATTTATCCTGCATATCACGGCCAGTATCGCGCATAGTACGGATCACTTTATCCAGCGATATAAAGTGATCGCCATCGCCATGCAGCGCCATTCGTGCAGCATTGATAGCTTTGACGGAGGCGATCGCATTGCGCTCGATGCAGGGCACTTGAACAAGCCCTCCTACCGGGTCGCAGGTCAAACCGAGGTTATGCTCCAAGCCAATTTCAGCGGCATTCTCAACCTGGCCCGGCGAGCCACCCAGCACTTCGGCAAGCCCTGCGGCCGCCATGGCACAGGCGGAGCCCACTTCACCCTGGCACCCCACCTCCGCACCGGAAATGGAAGCGTTCTTTTTGCATAAAATGCCTACTGCCCCGGCGGTCAGCAGAAAGTCCACCACATCGGCTTCGCTAGCGTCGGGCTCAAACTTCAAATAGTACGCCAACACCGCAGGCACTATGCCCGCCGCACCGTTGGTCGGGGCGGTGACCATGCGCCGCCCGGCGGCGTTCTCTTCATTGACCGCCAGCGCAAACACATTGACCCAATCCATCACGGTAAAACTCGACACAATCAGCCGCTGATTTTTCGGCGGATGCAGCAACTGTTGATGGAGTAGCTGTGCTCGACGGCGCACATTTAATCCACCGGGCAAATGGCCCGTCGCGCGCAGGCCATTCTCGATGCTGTCGCTCATGGCGTGCCAAATGATCAGCAGTTCTTCACGTATGGCTGATTCGCTACGCCAGGCTTTTTCATTTTCAAGCATTAGTTGGCTAATCCGCAGCTGATGCTGCTGACATAGCATGAGCAGTTCGGCTGCCGTATTAAAGGGATACTTCAGTTCAGTAGCATCTTCGCCAACCTCGCCTTGTTCAGCCTTAGCTTGATCGACATAGAAACCGCCGCCAAGGGAGTAAAACGTATTGGTTGCCAACAGCGTGTCATCACAATAGGCGCTCAGCACCATGGCATTGGGATGAAACGGCAGACACGCCTCATCCCACTCGACATCGTTCCGGGCCTCAAAAGCGATTGCCTGACCATTGGCAAGTACCAGCGACTCACCCTCTTCAAGTTTTTTTAATCGCGCGGCAATCGTGTCCGGGTCTATACTTTCCGGCGCCTCTCCCATCAGCCCCATGATCACTGCCTGGTCGGTGCCGTGCCCCACCCCGGTGGCAGCAAGCGAGCCATGCAGCCTCACCACTAACCGGGTAACGCTGGTATCTTCAAGCGCCATGGCAAAGTCGCGGGCCGCACGCATTGGCCCCACCGTATGGGAGCTTGAAGGCCCAATACCAATTCGGAAAAGATCAAACACACTAATAGCCATGCCTGTTACACCTCACAACGCTGTTATTACTTGCCGATTAGACACTTTGCAGTGCTGACAACCAAACGTCGAGCGGTTAACCGCAATATCGACGTGCGAACACATAAGTGTGACGATATAATGAACATTCACCCATGCATGTTTTAATATGCGAATAGCGACGCTGCTTACCCACAAAGGATGTTGGTATGTCTTCCCCCCCTGCTTGGCCCATCGGGTTTCAAACCATTTTAGTGCGTGCGGTGTTGTACGTACTGTTTATCGGTGCGATTGCCCAAGGTGCCTACTTAGAAGCACTTTATCTCCCCTCAGTACGCTTTTCTGAGCTGGGCTTTACTGAATTTACCCAAACGTTGGTGCTGGCCACCTGCTGTGCAATGCTGATCTATATTCGCCAAGTACTTAAAGTATGGCCCACCGTCACGCTTCTGCTGCTGGCATTTGTGGCCGCCTCGTTGGTGCGCGAACAAGATCACTTTTTAGATAACTATGTGGCTCATAACACCTGGAAGGTGCTTGTTGCGCTGATTATTCTCCCATCGCTCTTTTGGGTGATTAAGCAGCGCCAACACTTTCTCGCGGAGTTCGCTCATTACAGCAACACCTTCGCCTTTGGTTTGTTTACGGCAGGCGTGCTGACCACTTATATATTCTCGCGCCTGTATGGGCGGCAGGAGTTTTGGCAAGCTATTCTTGAAGACAGCTATTCAGGAACCTTCAAGAGCGTAGCTGAAGAAGTCGTCGAGCTACTCGGTTATAGCCTAATTCTGATCGCCACCCTGGAGTTGCTGCTACTAGCCCATCGCATTTACAAAGCCCGGCAGACAACTATTTAAACTCTATGGTTACAGCATCCAATTGCTGCGCTTAAGCGCAGCAATGATCACCTCCCACCATCATCCACACAAAAAAAGCCCGCCGTTCTGAGAACGACGGGCTTTTTGCTTTCTATCTACCACTCACCATTCGAAACTTACGGCATTCACTCGTCAAGGAACGAACGCAGCGGCTCGGAGCGGCTGGGATGACGCAGCTTACGCAGCGCTTTGGCTTCAATCTGACGAATTCGCTCGCGAGTTACATCAAACTGCTTGCCCACCTCCTCCAGCGTATGGTCGGTGTTCATATCGATACCGAAACGCATGCGCAGCACCTTCGCTTCGCGGGCGGTCAAGCCGCCTAACACGTTGCGCGTTGCTTCGATAAGCCCTTCACCGGTGGCCATATCAATGGGCAGTAGCATGGTACCGTCTTCGATAAAGTCACCCAGGTGTGAATCATCGTCATCACCAATCGGCGTCTCCATGGAGATCGGCTCTTTGGCGATTTTGAGCACCTTACGAACTTTATCTTCCGGCATTTCCAAACGCTCGCCGAGCTCTTCCGGCGTCGGCTCACGACCCATTTCCTGCAACATCTGGCGCGATACGCGATTGAGCTTGTTGATCGTCTCAATCATATGCACCGGTATACGGATGGTGCGCGCCTGATCGGCAATCGAGCGGGTAATTGCCTGACGAATCCACCAGGTGGCATAGGTTGAGAACTTATAGCCACGGCGATATTCGAACTTGTCGACCGCTTTCATCAAGCCGATATTGCCTTCCTGGATAAGATCCAAGAACTGCAAACCACGGTTGGTGTACTTCTTGGCGATCGAGATCACCAAGCGAAGGTTAGCCTCAACCATCTCTTTCTTGGCGCGACGGGCTTTCGCCTCACCAATAGAGAGCTTGCGGTTCACCTCTTTAAGGTCGGCAACCGAGAGCTGCACCATATCCTCTTCGAAGGCGATCTTGCGCTGGGCACGGGCGATGTCGGCGCGCAGCGGCTCAAGGCGGTCGGCGTACTTGCTCTGCGCTGCCTGAAACTCATCCAGCCATGTTTTGCTCGACTCATTACCAGGAAACGACTTGATAAACGTCTTACGCGGCACCTTGGCTTTTTTCACGCACAGCTGCATGACCGCTTTCTCTTGGGCACGCACTTGCTCAACGCTGATGCGCACCTGACCGACCAAGCGCTCGAAGTGCTTAGGCACCAGCTTGATGGGCGAGAAAAGCACCGCCAAGCGGGCTTGCTCAGCTTTAAGCTCGGGACTGCCACGACCATGCTTGGCAAACGCCGCTTCGACCAAGGCGTTCTGCTCGCGAATCTGCTCGAAACGCGCACGGGCCTCTTCGGGATCCGGGCCGCCTTCGCTGGCCGTAGAGTCCTCGTCTTCATCGTCGCCGTCGCTCTCAACGTCGTCGTCAATTTCAGGCTCAGGCTCTGGCTCGGGCACCTCTGCTTCGGCAACGCCGGGAATGCCTTCATCGGGATCGATGAAACCAGAAAATAGATCCGAAAGACGCCCCGGCGCTTCTTCATCCTGGGTGGCGTCATAGGCGTCCAAAATAGACGCGACGGCTCCCGGCAAATAGGCCAGAGACGACATCACTTCACGGGTACCCTCTTCGATCCGTTTGGCGATTTCGATTTCGCCTTCACGGGTCAGAAGCTCAACCGTGCCCATTTCACGCATATACATGCGTACGGGGTCAGTGGTGCGGCCTACATCGCTTTCCACGGCGGCAAGAGCCGCTACGGCCTCTTCCGCAGCGGACTCGTCCGTGGATTGATCCGACATCATCAAAGTGTCTTCATCTGGCGCTTCTTCAGCGACACTTATACCCATGTCGTTGATCATGCCAATGATGTCTTCCACTTGATCCGGGTCGGCGATATCCTCGGGTAGATGGTCGTTGACCTCGGCATAGGTCAGGTAGCCCTGTTCCTTGCCTCGAGCGATCAACTCCTTCAGACGCGACTGCTGCTGCGCATTTCCAGCCATAGAAACCCTATCTCGACGAAGAAGAATGAAACACCTGGAGCGCTGAATCGATTAAACTCAACAAGCCGTACAGTATAGCGTAAAAAGCAGGAAATTTTCCAGCCCAACGTATTTGCGCGGTAATTCAGGTGTGTTAGTTTGTTCGGTTAGGCCAACGTTTGGCGACTGACCCTATATCTGGTGCTGAAACGTTAGGAATTCAACCCCCATCGCCCAAGACACCGCCTTATTGGCGCTGGGCAAGCTCCATTACCAAACTTGCCAAACGCTGGCGCTGCTCCTTATCCAACTTTTGCCCGGCGCGCTCCTGCGCCAGCAACGCCGTGTACTCCTCTTGGGGAGAACGCTGACGCTGAACGTACTGCAAGTGTTCCACCAAACCCTTCAGCTCTGCTTCCCGATCTGCTTTGGGAATCAATAGCTCGCGCTTAGCGAAAGCAGCCAAGGCCTGCCCCTGCTGGCTGCCTTGAAAATGCGCCAACACCACCTGCGGGCTGCGGTAGCGCCCCGCCTTGAGCAGTTCAATCAGCTCGCGGCATAGCGGCGCATCGTCATCTTCCGGCAACCACTCCAAATGATCAGGGAGCGTGGCTACCAGATTGGGCTCATGCAATAACAGCTGCACGATACGCCCAACCGGGGAGAGCGCCTGAGACCGTGAGCGCGATGAGCGGGCTGGCGCTGCCAAAACGGCTCCGGGCATGGAGGATGAGGCCGAATCGGGCTCCACCTGCTCTGCCTGCTCCTGCGAAACATCACCTTGGGTGACGGATCGCCGCGACGCTTGGACACGCTTTTCGAGCAGTGCTTTCAACTGCTCTTGCGCCAACCCGCTTCGCTTTGCCAATGACTCCAGCAGTAGCGATTTGAGCATGCCTTCAGGCACTTTGTTCAATGCTTCGAGCACCTGACTGGCAAACCGCTCACGCCCTTCCACGGTATTCAAGTCGCGCCCTTGGGCCGCCTGTTCGAATAGAAACTCCGACAGCGGCATGGCACAGGTCACGCGATTCTGAAAAGCCTGGGTGCCTTCACGGCGCACCAGGGTGTCCGGGTCATCACCTTCGGGCAGAAACAGAAAGCGCGCTTCACGACCGTCAATCATTTGCGGCAGCGAGGTTTCCAACGCCCGGCTAGCCGCCTGTCTTCCCGCACGGTCACCGTCGAAACAGAACACTACGCGACTCACCAGTCGAAACAGGCGGGTCAAATGGTCTTCCGTGGTGGCGGTACCCAGCGTCGCCACAGCGTTATGAATACCGTATTGCGCCAACGCCACCACATCCATATAGCCTTCGACCATGACCAGCTGCTCAAGCTTGTTCGAGGCTTGGCGCGCCTCATACAAGCCGTAAAGCTCACGACCTTTATGGAACACGGGCGTTTCCGGTGAGTTGAGATATTTGGGCTGATCATCACCCATCACTCGACCACCGAAGGCAATCGTGCGGCCGCGCAAATCGCGAATGGGGAACATTACCCGGTCACGAAAGCGGTCGTAGGTACGCCCAGTATCCTCACGGTGAATCAGCAGGCCGTACTCCACCTGCACTGGCTCACCAATACCACGCTCGCTGAGGTGCTGTTTTAGCGCTTCCCAACCCGCTGGGGCATAGCCAATGCCATAGGTCTTGATCACCTCGTCTGAGAGTCCCCGACCCGACAAATAGCGTTGGGCAGACTGGCCCTCCTGCATCTTTAATCGCTCGCGATAAAAACTGGCGGCGAGTTCGAGCAGGTTAACGCCCTCTTTGCGCTTCTTTTCCCGCTGCTGGGCACGCGGGTCATCAGCACCTTCACGCGGCACTTCAATACCCAGACGACCGGCCAAATGCTCTACCGCCTCAGGAAACGGCAGCTTGTCGTACTCCATCAAGAAGCGTAGTGCATTACCATTAGCTCCGCAGCCAAAGCAGTGATAAAACTGCTTATCAGCACTGACGGTAAACGATGGGGTTTTCTCTTGATGGAAGGGACATAGCCCGGAATAGTTACGGCCAGCCTTTTTAAGCTGCACACGCTCACCAACCACCTCGACCACGTCAACGCGGCCTAACAGGTCATCAATGAAACGCTGTGGAATTTGGCCTGCCATGAACTACGGGCATCCTCGCGCAAAGCGCTAACTTTCGAGACTGTTTTTTAAAAGCCCTGTTTAAAAACAGTTTTTAAAACCGGTCAAAACCAGTTTTAAGACACTGCCCAAGGTCATCAGACCCATTGCCAGATCAGATCATCGTAAACAGCGACGGTCTTGAACGACAGCTTTGGAAAACGATGGCTTTAAAAACAACAGTCAAAAACAAACGGCCACCTAGTGGCGGCCGCTTGGCATCCCTCTTGAGACGGCCAGCTAACTGCTCCGGCCCCCTCGGGTACGGATCAATAGAGCCGTTCGAAACGCTTTTGCTCACGCTGAACTTTCTTAGCGTGGCGTTTTACGGCAGCTGCCGCTTTGCGTTTACGCTCAGCAGTCGGCTTCTCATAGTGCTCGCGGCGGCGTACTTCAGAAAGAACACCGGCTTTTTCGCAAGAACGCTTGAAGCGACGCAGGGCGACGTCAAACGGCTCGTTATCACGTACTTTTACAGAAGGCATTAAGCACTCACCTACCTTAAGGAGTCTTGAGTTCGGATAGTACGTACACTGCGAAATTACATTTTAGAACACGGTGTACGACCCAGTTTTACAGCGCACAGTAGTTTAGTCGCCGTTGACCATCTTTGCAAATGCTTACGCTGACCTACGGCGATAATGCTAGACTAGCGCCCTTCAGTTTTCATCTTTATATCTTTTGAATAGCCTTTGAGAGTCCCACTTTATGCGAGTTCTGGGCATTGAAACATCCTGCGACGAAACAGGTGTCGCGCTTTACGACACCTCGTTAACCGGCGGCCAGGGGCTGCTTGCCGATGCGCTGTATAGCCAAATCGCCATGCATGCCGAATTTGGCGGCGTAGTGCCCGAACTCGCCTCTCGCGATCACACCCGCAAACTGCTGCCGTTGATTGAGCAAGTGCTCAGCGACGCCAAGCTGACGCGCCGCGATCTGGATGGCATCACTTACACCGCCGGCCCCGGCTTGGTCGGCGCATTAATGGTGGGCGCTAGCACCGCCCATGGCATGGCGCGCGCCTTGAACATCCCTGTGCTCGGCGTACACCATATGGAAGGCCATTTATTGGCACCAATGCTGGAAGACGAACCACCCGAGTTCCCTTTCGTTGCACTGTTGGTCTCCGGGGGGCATACCCAACTCGTCGAAGTTCAAGGGCTGGGTCGCTATCAACTGCTCGGCGAATCGGTGGATGACGCGGCAGGTGAAGCCTTTGATAAAGCCGCCAAGATGCTCGGACTGGCCTACCCTGGCGGCCCTCAGGTCGCCAAGTTAGCGGAACAGGGTGACCCCAAGCGTTTTCGTTTTCCACGCCCCATGACCGACCGGCCGGGACTGGATTTTAGTTTTTCGGGCCTTAAAACCCACACCATGACGGCCATTCGCCAACTGGAAACAGCCGGAGAACTCGACGCCCAGGCCCGCGCCGATGTTGCCCGAGCCTTTGAAGAGGCCGTTGTCGATACGTTGGTGATCAAGTGCCGTCGAGCGCTGGATCAAACCGGCTTGAAGCGTCTAGTAGTGGCGGGCGGAGTCAGCGCCAATCATCGCCTCCGCGCGCGACTGCAGGCTGAGTGCGAAAAACGTCAGGCCCGCGCCTACTACCCGCGCGGGCGATTCTGTACCGACAACGGCGCCATGATTGCCTATGTCGGTGCTCAACGTCTGGCGGCAGGCGAGTACGACACTCCTGGAATGATGCAGGCGACGCCCCGCTGGCCTCTCGATCAGTTGACACCGCCTGACTCACGCTAAGAACCACGAAACGGCGGCTCTTCACCACGTCGTAGACGACGAATATTAAGACCGTGTCGTGCCAGCACCAGCAGGCTGAAGCCCCCCACCACCATGACGTACTCCGGCGCCAGCCAGCCACAGGCAAGCGGCGCCACGAGAGCACTCACTAGCGACGCCAGCGCCGCTGTTTTTAATCGCCACACCAGCAGCGCCCATATCGCTGCACTCAGTAACGCCACCTGGGGCACCAATACCAGCAGTACACCAAAGGCACTGGCGACCGCTTTACCGCCACGAAAGCCGTGCCACAGCGGAAAACTATGACCTAGTAATACTGCCAACCCCACCAGCCCCTGCAGCCAGACCGGGTAGTCCAATAGCTTGGCACCGAGCACAGCGGGCATGGCTTTTAAAGCATCTAACAGCAGAGTGGCTGCCGCTAAGCGGGGGCCATATAGGCGCAGCACGTTGGAAAAGCCGGGATTAAATGAGCCGTGTTGGCGGGGGTCGCCCACACCCGCCAGGCGGCAAACGCTGATCGCTGCCAGCCAGCTGCCGCTTAAATAACCCACCACTATCCATACCATGGCGATTTGCTCGCTTTATAGACCGTTTCGATAGCCCG
This Vreelandella neptunia DNA region includes the following protein-coding sequences:
- the fghA gene encoding S-formylglutathione hydrolase, with the translated sequence MSMSETLELVSANRSFGGWHKRYRHYSRALDCDMIFAVYLPPQAENERVPLLWWLSGLTCNDENFMQKAGAHRIAAELGVAIVCPDTSPRGTDLPGEHESYDLGSGAGFYVNATESPWKSHYRMYDYVIEELPSVVRQHFPVNGRESISGHSMGGHGALILALRHPGRFRSVSAFSPVVNPMNCPWGQQAFNTYLGEDQSRWRQYDACELVANGASRQRLFIDQGEADQFLEEQLQPERLEAVCEEHDHPLTLRRQPGYDHSYFFIASFIEDHLRYHADHLMKR
- a CDS encoding S-(hydroxymethyl)glutathione dehydrogenase/class III alcohol dehydrogenase, which produces MKSRAAVALEAGKPLELVEIDVEGPKAGEVLVKMAATSVCHTDAYTLSGADPEGNFPAVLGHEGAGVVQEVGEGVTSLKPGDHVIPLYTAECGKCKFCLSGKTNLCGSVRATQGKGVMPDGTSRFSLDGKMLHHYMGTSTFSEYTVLPEVSLAVVSKEAPMDKICLLGCGVTTGIGAVLNTAKVEPGATVAVFGLGAIGLAVIQGAVMAKAGRIIAIDVNADKFELAKQFGATDFVNPKEYSDPIQQVIVDLTDGGVDYSFECIGNVNVMRSALECCHKGWGESIIIGVAGAGEEISTRPFQLVTGRVWKGSAFGGVKGRSELPGYVDRYMNGEINIDDFITHDMPFEKINEAFELLHAGKSIRTVLHY
- a CDS encoding MBL fold metallo-hydrolase, yielding MPISLSRWSRGALAVAVSAGWAVSAQAELPTQQQEQAPGWFRMMVGEYEVTALYDGHTAIDTSLLKGMEQEDILRHLDALFIDAESGMQTAVNAFLIHTGENLVLVDAGSAACFGPSLGQVESNLRASGYSPEDVDTVLMTHLHPDHVCGLANEEGEAVYPNAELRASQADADFWLDEERAAAAPEANQPFFTMAQEAVAPYQETDRFNPFTAGDEVLMGVVAQDTHGHTAGHSSFMLNSDDDAMLVWGDVVHSYGVQFADPTVAIEFDSDPEQAIRTREEVLESAVEDKHWVAGAHMPFPGIGHIVKDEEGYRWLPIEFGPVASDE
- a CDS encoding LysR family transcriptional regulator, with the translated sequence MQHWSRIEAFVEVVRLGTFSAAARHLKVSTSHISRLVSQLENQLGVQLLYRTTRQIRLTDAGTIYVEHCRHLFDGLRDAEQALSELQDKPNGLLKLTSATTFGERFIAPLVNDFQCLHPQLDVHMHFTNRPVELIEEGYDIAIRMGVLKDSSLIARRLCDRREYIVGSQSYFRQAPRPHTLSELNQHRCLIGSRPNWLFEVNGQRREVRVEGRWSGNSGPALLDAALKGLGLAQLPDYYVGPYLASGELVAVLEPFRHHDTAVWAVYPRHRHLSPKIRQLVDYLAANIDSLLPRNPLT
- a CDS encoding L-serine ammonia-lyase, translating into MAISVFDLFRIGIGPSSSHTVGPMRAARDFAMALEDTSVTRLVVRLHGSLAATGVGHGTDQAVIMGLMGEAPESIDPDTIAARLKKLEEGESLVLANGQAIAFEARNDVEWDEACLPFHPNAMVLSAYCDDTLLATNTFYSLGGGFYVDQAKAEQGEVGEDATELKYPFNTAAELLMLCQQHQLRISQLMLENEKAWRSESAIREELLIIWHAMSDSIENGLRATGHLPGGLNVRRRAQLLHQQLLHPPKNQRLIVSSFTVMDWVNVFALAVNEENAAGRRMVTAPTNGAAGIVPAVLAYYLKFEPDASEADVVDFLLTAGAVGILCKKNASISGAEVGCQGEVGSACAMAAAGLAEVLGGSPGQVENAAEIGLEHNLGLTCDPVGGLVQVPCIERNAIASVKAINAARMALHGDGDHFISLDKVIRTMRDTGRDMQDKYKETSKGGLAVNAIEC
- the rpoD gene encoding RNA polymerase sigma factor RpoD, which gives rise to MAGNAQQQSRLKELIARGKEQGYLTYAEVNDHLPEDIADPDQVEDIIGMINDMGISVAEEAPDEDTLMMSDQSTDESAAEEAVAALAAVESDVGRTTDPVRMYMREMGTVELLTREGEIEIAKRIEEGTREVMSSLAYLPGAVASILDAYDATQDEEAPGRLSDLFSGFIDPDEGIPGVAEAEVPEPEPEPEIDDDVESDGDDEDEDSTASEGGPDPEEARARFEQIREQNALVEAAFAKHGRGSPELKAEQARLAVLFSPIKLVPKHFERLVGQVRISVEQVRAQEKAVMQLCVKKAKVPRKTFIKSFPGNESSKTWLDEFQAAQSKYADRLEPLRADIARAQRKIAFEEDMVQLSVADLKEVNRKLSIGEAKARRAKKEMVEANLRLVISIAKKYTNRGLQFLDLIQEGNIGLMKAVDKFEYRRGYKFSTYATWWIRQAITRSIADQARTIRIPVHMIETINKLNRVSRQMLQEMGREPTPEELGERLEMPEDKVRKVLKIAKEPISMETPIGDDDDSHLGDFIEDGTMLLPIDMATGEGLIEATRNVLGGLTAREAKVLRMRFGIDMNTDHTLEEVGKQFDVTRERIRQIEAKALRKLRHPSRSEPLRSFLDE